A stretch of Oncorhynchus mykiss isolate Arlee chromosome 12, USDA_OmykA_1.1, whole genome shotgun sequence DNA encodes these proteins:
- the LOC110538780 gene encoding sterile alpha motif domain-containing protein 9-like isoform X3, protein MYDSSAITQPRAEQESEQVAMQQEERVLTEQSMQKDKQDMEAREESANMVEDAGMLPIEKWTESDVSSWMRSIGVKEQYIQKLEKEEVNGKIILELTEDDLKQETGITSLVARLIIRKINEFVDKGLKTKEIKGSQQSGHGRQKGGKKGKKDVDHKKDETDQICPEAEPQAHQDQLVCVLPTKRDCKPRPLGKEGIDFTYAKHNVLQPESGAFDLIYPCHEYKSLRNATKLDRTRLQAKFAKEVLKFGTGCMNIRSNGTIHFGVMDSKDDAGYVHGEIIGVPVLEKDIYSDALDHIEKCFSSSDSEHVRQCIRPPQFIEVMDIKSTETRYVVEVDIVPSISIVKNRVYSVRLPNFKESTNKIELEKKTIYRRVGSKTEPVSDENVFYQRVRDRDDQREKAEHCPSNTFVLMSEDFKPEYVEHFVKDLLKGIDHESAVTRLIKYVALLNIFVQNSFISQSHCEALLTFTTLTTANKSDQRKETEQKRFPQHAFEKHLSEQAKLLFTHSNDEKTHIQAVKIIHPRVAKEILHQLLDNEQQQEKVAMDLLHEDVLFQHRFAREPYVTFLRDLFMRRYRVDKGDKSDSLFSPLIELVRKETPEKAIKLLEEAHKRFDQDAFFAQQLARLNYCYEKFEEAEVWAVKAETKLPNNSFILDTKGHVYRRWFDAKCNAIDQVPKTAENIAGAVETALKAMECFQKCETIAISDPETMNNAGFFGTVTVGCSLLKLMFSMPVFSDKTANGCTERLNYLLTEDYIPKEVMKPWEKFHSKLKNLRKRLHESLDWISEDLSFFQTDISSDQEEASENLDKKHPKNWSVHKPIANRGTSAQSSEKMSHPKNWLTNKYSFYGKTFSDVSVSAILKQCKSNPQSVTPFTKRMAIYNLGGGNLTTIFSLLTEQKDENPQSLRDKEQKQKKDQHQVKKKHPVKILEDIISLYPSNPLSARLDQKDLVNYIATHIALSCLSTPSTKLAGLKQLQTLSNQFTQDRKKCLSDALFLLTLLFWPEEHDSDEEKERKYDIVHSAVESLEDSYWAKMKDIPPKKRRLYTHVFLGNGIGLEKIVHKSKVASITKLFSLPERRIKWLSGEVWKMPEIAKLFKCVSGWTEDGTVYLVGPTKKFAIHSLHAGSVPYGSENVTFYLGFTFRGPVAYNITVKR, encoded by the exons TGGAAGACGCTGGTATGCTGCCAATTGAGAAATGGACAGAGTCTGACGTCAGCTCTTGGATGAGATCTATAGGAGTGAAAGAGCAGTATATTCAGAAACttgaaaaggaggaggtcaatgGAAAAATTATTTTAGAACTTACAGAAGATGATCTGAAACAAGAGACCGGAATTACATCCTTAGTGGCTCGGCTGATCATCAGAAAAATAAATGAGTTTGTAGACAAAGGGCTAAAAACAAAGGAAATTAAAGGAAGTCAGCAAAGTGGTCATGGCAGACAAAAGGGAGGTAAAAAGGGAAAGAAAGATGTTGATCACAAGAAGGATGAAACAGACCAAATCTGTCCAGAAGCGGAGCCACAAGCACACCAAGATCAGCTTGTCTGTGTGTTACCCACAAAGAGGGACTGCAAGCCACGACCATTGGGTAAAGAAGGCATTGATTTCACATATGCCAAACATAATGTTCTGCAACCTGAATCTGGTGCATTTGATCTGATATATCCCTGTCATGAGTATAAGTCACTTCGCAATGCTACCAAATTGGACCGCACAAGACTACAGGCAAAATTTGCCAAAGAGGTTCTCAAATTCGGAACTGGCTGCATGAATATCAGATCAAATGGCACAATACACTTTGGTGTGATGGACAGTAAAGATGATGCCGGCTATGTACACGGTGAGATAATTGGTGTTCCAGTGCTGGAAAAAGACATATATAGCGATGCATTAGATCACATAGAAAAATGTTTTTCTAGCTCTGACAGCGAACATGTGCGACAATGCATTCGACCACCTCAGTTCATAGAGGTCATGGACATAAAAAGTACAGAAACAAGGTATGTGGTGGAGGTGGATATTGTGCCCTCCATAAGCATTGTAAAGAACAGAGTGTACTCTGTCCGCCTGCCGAACTTCAAAGAGTCAACTAACAAGATTGAGCTTGAAAAGAAAACAATCTATCGCAGGGTAGGGTCAAAAACAGAGCCAGTGAGTGACGAAAATGTCTTCTACCAGCGAGTCAGAGATAGAGATgaccagagagagaaagcggAGCATTGCCCCAGCAAC ACCTTTGTCTTGATGAGTGAAGACTTTAAACCAGAATATGTTGAGCATTTTGTGAAAGATTTGTTAAAGGGCATCGATCATGAATCCGCTGTGACTCGCCTAATTAAGTATGTtgcattgctcaacattttcgtGCAGAACTCCTTCATCTCTCAGTCACATTGTGAAGCCCTGCTAACATTTACAACGCTGACCACAGCTAACAAATCTGATCAACGTAAGGAGACGGAACAGAAAAGATTCCCCCAGCATGCTTTTGAGAAGCATTTGAGTGAGCAGGCCAAGCTTTTGTTCACACACTCGAATGATGAGAAGACACACATTCAAGCAGTCAAAATCATTCATCCAAGAGTTGCAAAGGAAATTCTCCATCAGCTGTTGGATAatgaacaacaacaagaaaaggTGGCTATGGATCTCCTTCATGAAGATGTGCTTTTTCAGCACAGGTTTGCAAGAGAGCCCTATGTGACATTTCTGAGAGACCTGTTCATGAGGCGCTACAGAGTTGATAAAGGTGACAAATCCGATAGCTTATTCTCACCTCTCATTGAGCTTGTGAGAAAGGAAACACCCGAAAAGGCAATCAAGCTTTTGGAAGAGGCTCATAAACGTTTCGACCAAGATGCATTCTTTGCACAGCAACTTGCTCGTTTGAATTACTGCTATGAAAAGTTTGAGGAGGCAGAAGTGTGGGCAGTAAAGGCAGAAACAAAACTGCCAAATAACTCCTTCATCCTGGACACCAAAGGTCATGTGTATAGAAGATGGTTCGATGCCAAGTGTAATGCAATTGACCAAGTACCAAAGACAGCAGAAAACATAGCAGGTGCTGTTGAAACTGCACTGAAAGCTATGGAATGCTTCCAGAAATGTGAGACAATTGCAATCTCAGACCCAGAAACTATGAATAATGCAGGCTTTTTTGGAACAGTAACTGTTGGATGCAGTCTATTAAAGCTCATGTTCTCAATGCCTGTGTTTTCAGACAAAACCGCCAATGGCTGCACTGAACGTCTAAATTACCTTCTCACTGAGGACTACATTCCAAAAGAAGTGATGAAACCCTGGGAAAAATTTCACAGCAAACTCAAAAACCTTCGAAAGAGATTACATGAGTCACTAGACTGGATATCAGAAGACCTAAGTTTCTTCCAAACAGACATCAGTTCAGATCAGGAAGAGGCATCTGAAAACCTTGACAAAAAACATCCAAAGAATTGGTCAGTGCATAAGCCCATTGCAAATAGAGGAACCTCAGCTCAAAGTTCAGAGAAAATGAGCCATCCAAAGAATTGGTTGACAAACAAGTACTCATTCTACGGTAAGACCTTCAGTGATGTGTCTGTCAGCGCTATCTTAAAACAATGCAAATCAAACCCGCAAAGTGTAACTCCTTTCACGAAACGCATGGCAATTTATAATCTCGGTGGAGGGAATTTAACTACGATCTTCTCTCTCCTTACCGAGCAGAAAGATGAAAACCCACAGAGCCTGAGAGATAAAGAACAAAAACAGAAGAAAGATCAACACCAAGTCAAAAAGAAACACCCTGTCAAAATTCTTGAAGATATCATATCACTGTATCCTTCCAACCCACTGAGCGCGAGGTTGGATCAAAAAGATCTTGTGAACTACATAGCAACTCATATTGCTTTGAGTTGCCTTTCAACTCCGTCTACAAAGCTAGCTGGTCTCAAACAACTTCAGACACTCAGTAATCAGTTTACACAGGACAGAAAAAAATGCCTGTCCGATGCTCTGTTCTTACTAACCTTGCTGTTCTGGCCAGAGGAGCATGACAGTGATGAAGAAAAAGAGAGGAAATATGACATTGTCCACTCTGCTGTTGAAAGCCTTGAAGATAGCTACTGGGCCAAAATGAAGGATATTCCCCCCAAAAAGAGAAGGCTTTATACTCATGTTTTCCTTGGTAATGGAATTGGATTGGAGAAGATTGTCCATAAGAGCAAAGTTGCATCAATCACAAAGCTCTTCTCACTGCCAGAGAGGAGAATTAAGTGGCTCAGTGGGGAGGTATGGAAAATGCCAGAGATTGCAAAGCTGTTCAAGTGTGTTTCTGGCTGGACTGAAGATGGGACAGTCTACCTTGTTGGTCCTACAAAAAAGTTTGCCATCCACTCTCTGCATGCTGGTTCAGTTCCCTATGGCAGTGAAAATGTCACATTCTACTTGGGCTTCACATTCCGAGGACCTGTTGCATACAACATCACTGTGAAAAGGTAG
- the LOC110538780 gene encoding sterile alpha motif domain-containing protein 9-like isoform X1, with the protein MYDSSAITQPRAEQESEQVAMQQEERVLTEQSMQKDKQDMEAREESANMVEDAGMLPIEKWTESDVSSWMRSIGVKEQYIQKLEKEEVNGKIILELTEDDLKQETGITSLVARLIIRKINEFVDKGLKTKEIKGSQQSGHGRQKGGKKGKKDVDHKKDETDQICPEAEPQAHQDQLVCVLPTKRDCKPRPLGKEGIDFTYAKHNVLQPESGAFDLIYPCHEYKSLRNATKLDRTRLQAKFAKEVLKFGTGCMNIRSNGTIHFGVMDSKDDAGYVHGEIIGVPVLEKDIYSDALDHIEKCFSSSDSEHVRQCIRPPQFIEVMDIKSTETRYVVEVDIVPSISIVKNRVYSVRLPNFKESTNKIELEKKTIYRRVGSKTEPVSDENVFYQRVRDRDDQREKAEHCPSNTPDICEDLGRKLTKLITSGKKFIANEKWYILVTNKFKQDDLSSIDFLLNLKIFCVFDFDPDSRLSGLCSKYIQHHAANMHFLQSYKIPSNMSVEEFERHLHLFEQTSWIFCNGRNDYQGNEIPSDEMTWIKTKMTLLRESVSLICKQILPKGTFSVIFLLTSPVEKPLLHTFLEFFTDMEGHEDIICISESEDNYQKWQRFAEGSCETETVNSSSVVGMKMSHVDATLQQIQPVTSRASKHLPVYVKGQCHLETREEEQMHSLDILSVDLCDETSEDFIEEEMDNIERQFYHGGKVTWLNFWLAEKKFVGEVIQRDAYREVSKCLSDILKWGAAQVPVNSINIYHHPGSGGSTVARQVLWNNRKDLRCAVVKPSYSAATVSEHAVQLREYEETNPQKCLPVLLLVEDSTWDYVDDIRKELEVAISTKKIKQGTLCFVLLSCSFSYDPEKMYKNLQSFAVTQKLSPEEKRLFATKRESLEKEYQLESILTFVLMSEDFKPEYVEHFVKDLLKGIDHESAVTRLIKYVALLNIFVQNSFISQSHCEALLTFTTLTTANKSDQRKETEQKRFPQHAFEKHLSEQAKLLFTHSNDEKTHIQAVKIIHPRVAKEILHQLLDNEQQQEKVAMDLLHEDVLFQHRFAREPYVTFLRDLFMRRYRVDKGDKSDSLFSPLIELVRKETPEKAIKLLEEAHKRFDQDAFFAQQLARLNYCYEKFEEAEVWAVKAETKLPNNSFILDTKGHVYRRWFDAKCNAIDQVPKTAENIAGAVETALKAMECFQKCETIAISDPETMNNAGFFGTVTVGCSLLKLMFSMPVFSDKTANGCTERLNYLLTEDYIPKEVMKPWEKFHSKLKNLRKRLHESLDWISEDLSFFQTDISSDQEEASENLDKKHPKNWSVHKPIANRGTSAQSSEKMSHPKNWLTNKYSFYGKTFSDVSVSAILKQCKSNPQSVTPFTKRMAIYNLGGGNLTTIFSLLTEQKDENPQSLRDKEQKQKKDQHQVKKKHPVKILEDIISLYPSNPLSARLDQKDLVNYIATHIALSCLSTPSTKLAGLKQLQTLSNQFTQDRKKCLSDALFLLTLLFWPEEHDSDEEKERKYDIVHSAVESLEDSYWAKMKDIPPKKRRLYTHVFLGNGIGLEKIVHKSKVASITKLFSLPERRIKWLSGEVWKMPEIAKLFKCVSGWTEDGTVYLVGPTKKFAIHSLHAGSVPYGSENVTFYLGFTFRGPVAYNITVKR; encoded by the coding sequence TGGAAGACGCTGGTATGCTGCCAATTGAGAAATGGACAGAGTCTGACGTCAGCTCTTGGATGAGATCTATAGGAGTGAAAGAGCAGTATATTCAGAAACttgaaaaggaggaggtcaatgGAAAAATTATTTTAGAACTTACAGAAGATGATCTGAAACAAGAGACCGGAATTACATCCTTAGTGGCTCGGCTGATCATCAGAAAAATAAATGAGTTTGTAGACAAAGGGCTAAAAACAAAGGAAATTAAAGGAAGTCAGCAAAGTGGTCATGGCAGACAAAAGGGAGGTAAAAAGGGAAAGAAAGATGTTGATCACAAGAAGGATGAAACAGACCAAATCTGTCCAGAAGCGGAGCCACAAGCACACCAAGATCAGCTTGTCTGTGTGTTACCCACAAAGAGGGACTGCAAGCCACGACCATTGGGTAAAGAAGGCATTGATTTCACATATGCCAAACATAATGTTCTGCAACCTGAATCTGGTGCATTTGATCTGATATATCCCTGTCATGAGTATAAGTCACTTCGCAATGCTACCAAATTGGACCGCACAAGACTACAGGCAAAATTTGCCAAAGAGGTTCTCAAATTCGGAACTGGCTGCATGAATATCAGATCAAATGGCACAATACACTTTGGTGTGATGGACAGTAAAGATGATGCCGGCTATGTACACGGTGAGATAATTGGTGTTCCAGTGCTGGAAAAAGACATATATAGCGATGCATTAGATCACATAGAAAAATGTTTTTCTAGCTCTGACAGCGAACATGTGCGACAATGCATTCGACCACCTCAGTTCATAGAGGTCATGGACATAAAAAGTACAGAAACAAGGTATGTGGTGGAGGTGGATATTGTGCCCTCCATAAGCATTGTAAAGAACAGAGTGTACTCTGTCCGCCTGCCGAACTTCAAAGAGTCAACTAACAAGATTGAGCTTGAAAAGAAAACAATCTATCGCAGGGTAGGGTCAAAAACAGAGCCAGTGAGTGACGAAAATGTCTTCTACCAGCGAGTCAGAGATAGAGATgaccagagagagaaagcggAGCATTGCCCCAGCAACACACCAGACATCTGTGAAGACCTTGGAAGGAAACTCACAAAGCTAATAACTAGTGGCAAGAAATTCATTGCAAATGAGAAATGGTACATTCTAGTCACTAACAAATTCAAACAAGATGACTTGAGCAGCATTGACTTCTTACTCAACTTGAAAATATTCTGTGTGTTCGACTTTGACCCAGATTCCAGGCTGTCCGGACTGTGCAGTAAATACATTCAGCACCATGCCGCAAATATGCATTTTCTTCAGAGCTACAAGATTCCAAGCAACATGAGTGTTGAAGAATTTGAAAGGCATCTGCATTTGTTTGAGCAAACTAGCTGGATATTTTGCAATGGGCGCAATGACTATCAAGGAAATGAAATTCCCTCCGATGAAATGACATGgatcaaaacaaaaatgacacTCCTCAGGGAATCCGTGTCACTGATCTGCAAACAGATCTTGCCAAAAGGAACATTTTCTGTGATTTTCCTCCTGACATCCCCAGTCGAGAAACCACTCTTGCACACTTTCTTGGAATTCTTCACTGATATGGAGGGTCATGAAGACATCATCTGCATCTCAGAATCTGAGGATAACTATCAGAAATGGCAACGCTTTGCTGAAGGTTCATGTGAAACAGAAACTGTGAACAGTTCCAGTGTTGTCGGGATGAAAATGAGCCATGTAGATGCGACACTGCAGCAAATTCAACCTGTAACTTCTCGAGCCTCCAAACACTTGCCTGTCTATGTTAAAGGACAGTGCCATCTTGAAACTCGTGAGGAGGAACAAATGCATTCTTTGGATATCCTGAGTGTTGACCTTTGTGATGAAACAAGTGAGGACTTCATCGAAGAAGAGATGGACAACATTGAAAGACAGTTTTACCACGGGGGAAAAGTGACCTGGTTGAATTTCTGGCTTGCAGAGAAGAAGTTTGTTGGAGAAGTTATTCAACGGGATGCATACAGGGAAGTATCCAAGTGTCTCAGTGACATTTTGAAGTGGGGTGCAGCCCAAGTGCCTGTGAACAGTATCAACATCTACCATCACCCAGGAAGCGGTGGAAGCACAGTGGCAAGGCAGGTGTTGTGGAACAATAGGAAAGACCTAAGATGTGCTGTTGTGAAGCCGTCATACTCGGCAGCCACTGTATCTGAACATGCTGTCCAGCTCAGAGAGTATGAGGAAACAAATCCTCAGAAGTGTCTCCCAGTGCTCTTACTTGTGGAAGACAGTACATGGGATTACGTTGATGACATTAGGAAAGAATTAGAGGTTGCTATCAGCACAAAGAAAATAAAACAAGGGACCCTCTGTTTTGTTTTGCTAAGCTGCAGTTTCTCTTATGATCCAGAGAAGATGTACAAGAACCTGCAGAGTTTTGCTGTGACTCAGAAGTTGTCTCCAGAAGAGAAAAGACTATTTGCCACAAAACGTGAGAGCCTTGAAAAAGAGTATCAGCTAGAATCCATCTTGACCTTTGTCTTGATGAGTGAAGACTTTAAACCAGAATATGTTGAGCATTTTGTGAAAGATTTGTTAAAGGGCATCGATCATGAATCCGCTGTGACTCGCCTAATTAAGTATGTtgcattgctcaacattttcgtGCAGAACTCCTTCATCTCTCAGTCACATTGTGAAGCCCTGCTAACATTTACAACGCTGACCACAGCTAACAAATCTGATCAACGTAAGGAGACGGAACAGAAAAGATTCCCCCAGCATGCTTTTGAGAAGCATTTGAGTGAGCAGGCCAAGCTTTTGTTCACACACTCGAATGATGAGAAGACACACATTCAAGCAGTCAAAATCATTCATCCAAGAGTTGCAAAGGAAATTCTCCATCAGCTGTTGGATAatgaacaacaacaagaaaaggTGGCTATGGATCTCCTTCATGAAGATGTGCTTTTTCAGCACAGGTTTGCAAGAGAGCCCTATGTGACATTTCTGAGAGACCTGTTCATGAGGCGCTACAGAGTTGATAAAGGTGACAAATCCGATAGCTTATTCTCACCTCTCATTGAGCTTGTGAGAAAGGAAACACCCGAAAAGGCAATCAAGCTTTTGGAAGAGGCTCATAAACGTTTCGACCAAGATGCATTCTTTGCACAGCAACTTGCTCGTTTGAATTACTGCTATGAAAAGTTTGAGGAGGCAGAAGTGTGGGCAGTAAAGGCAGAAACAAAACTGCCAAATAACTCCTTCATCCTGGACACCAAAGGTCATGTGTATAGAAGATGGTTCGATGCCAAGTGTAATGCAATTGACCAAGTACCAAAGACAGCAGAAAACATAGCAGGTGCTGTTGAAACTGCACTGAAAGCTATGGAATGCTTCCAGAAATGTGAGACAATTGCAATCTCAGACCCAGAAACTATGAATAATGCAGGCTTTTTTGGAACAGTAACTGTTGGATGCAGTCTATTAAAGCTCATGTTCTCAATGCCTGTGTTTTCAGACAAAACCGCCAATGGCTGCACTGAACGTCTAAATTACCTTCTCACTGAGGACTACATTCCAAAAGAAGTGATGAAACCCTGGGAAAAATTTCACAGCAAACTCAAAAACCTTCGAAAGAGATTACATGAGTCACTAGACTGGATATCAGAAGACCTAAGTTTCTTCCAAACAGACATCAGTTCAGATCAGGAAGAGGCATCTGAAAACCTTGACAAAAAACATCCAAAGAATTGGTCAGTGCATAAGCCCATTGCAAATAGAGGAACCTCAGCTCAAAGTTCAGAGAAAATGAGCCATCCAAAGAATTGGTTGACAAACAAGTACTCATTCTACGGTAAGACCTTCAGTGATGTGTCTGTCAGCGCTATCTTAAAACAATGCAAATCAAACCCGCAAAGTGTAACTCCTTTCACGAAACGCATGGCAATTTATAATCTCGGTGGAGGGAATTTAACTACGATCTTCTCTCTCCTTACCGAGCAGAAAGATGAAAACCCACAGAGCCTGAGAGATAAAGAACAAAAACAGAAGAAAGATCAACACCAAGTCAAAAAGAAACACCCTGTCAAAATTCTTGAAGATATCATATCACTGTATCCTTCCAACCCACTGAGCGCGAGGTTGGATCAAAAAGATCTTGTGAACTACATAGCAACTCATATTGCTTTGAGTTGCCTTTCAACTCCGTCTACAAAGCTAGCTGGTCTCAAACAACTTCAGACACTCAGTAATCAGTTTACACAGGACAGAAAAAAATGCCTGTCCGATGCTCTGTTCTTACTAACCTTGCTGTTCTGGCCAGAGGAGCATGACAGTGATGAAGAAAAAGAGAGGAAATATGACATTGTCCACTCTGCTGTTGAAAGCCTTGAAGATAGCTACTGGGCCAAAATGAAGGATATTCCCCCCAAAAAGAGAAGGCTTTATACTCATGTTTTCCTTGGTAATGGAATTGGATTGGAGAAGATTGTCCATAAGAGCAAAGTTGCATCAATCACAAAGCTCTTCTCACTGCCAGAGAGGAGAATTAAGTGGCTCAGTGGGGAGGTATGGAAAATGCCAGAGATTGCAAAGCTGTTCAAGTGTGTTTCTGGCTGGACTGAAGATGGGACAGTCTACCTTGTTGGTCCTACAAAAAAGTTTGCCATCCACTCTCTGCATGCTGGTTCAGTTCCCTATGGCAGTGAAAATGTCACATTCTACTTGGGCTTCACATTCCGAGGACCTGTTGCATACAACATCACTGTGAAAAGGTAG